One Castanea sativa cultivar Marrone di Chiusa Pesio chromosome 4, ASM4071231v1 DNA window includes the following coding sequences:
- the LOC142632277 gene encoding thaumatin-like protein 1, whose translation MEIQALLGLTLAFLFFSGAHSVTFTLTNKCSYIVWPGTLTGGGGAQLTSSGFELDTGASTTLDVPATWSGRMFARTQCSTDSTGKFSCLTADCASGQVACNGAGAIPPASLVEFTLSGSGGNDFYDVSLVDGFNLPLLITPQGAASCQSTSCPGNVNSVCLPELAVKGPDGSVIACKSACLAWNQPQYCCTGAFSTPATCPPTNYSMLFKNQCPQAYSYAYDDKTSTFTCPTGANYLITFCP comes from the exons ATGGAAATCCAAGCACTTCTCGGCCTTACCTTGgcattcctctttttttctg GGGCTCACTCCGTAACATTCACATTAACAAACAAGTGCTCCTACATAGTATGGCCAGGAACCCTAACTGGTGGTGGAGGGGCACAATTAACATCGTCCGGTTTCGAGCTAGACACTGGAGCTTCAACAACCCTTGATGTTCCTGCTACGTGGTCAGGCCGAATGTTTGCTCGAACCCAATGCTCCACTGACAGTACCGGCAAGTTCTCTTGTTTAACAGCCGACTGTGCCTCTGGCCAGGTTGCATGCAATGGCGCAGGTGCCATCCCACCAGCATCACTCGTAGAATTCACTTTATCTGGCTCTGGAGGAAACGATTTCTATGATGTTAGCCTCGTAGACGGGTTCAACTTGCCTTTATTGATAACCCCACAAGGTGCAGCCAGTTGCCAAAGCACGAGCTGCCCGGGGAATGTTAATAGCGTATGCCTGCCAGAGCTAGCCGTGAAAGGACCTGATGGCAGCGTGATTGCTTGCAAGAGCGCATGTTTGGCTTGGAATCAGCCACAATATTGTTGCACTGGTGCTTTTAGTACCCCGGCTACATGTCCACCTACCAACTATTCCATGCTTTTCAAGAACCAATGCCCTCAGGCTTATAGTTATGCCTATGATGATAAAACTAGCACATTTACATGCCCTACTGGAGCTAATTATCTTATCACATTCTGTCCTTAA
- the LOC142630985 gene encoding thaumatin-like protein 1 → MEIQALLGLSLAFLFFSGAHSVTFTLTNKCSYTVWPGTLTGGGGAQLSSTGFELDSGASTTLDVPATWSGRIFARTQCSTDSTGKFSCLTADCASGQVACNGAGAIPPASLAEFTLSGSGGNDFYDVSLVDGFNLPLSITPQGAASCQSTSCPGNVNSVCPSELAVTGPNGSVIACKSACLALNQPQYCCTGAFGTPATCPPTNYSTIFKNQCPQAYSYAYDDKTSTFTCPTGANYLITFCP, encoded by the exons ATGGAAATCCAAGCACTTCTAGGCCTTAGCTTGGCATTCCTCTTCTTTTCTG GGGCTCACTCAGTGACATTCACATTAACAAACAAGTGCTCCTACACAGTATGGCCAGGAACCCTAACTGGTGGTGGAGGGGCACAATTATCATCAACCGGTTTTGAGCTAGACAGCGGAGCTTCAACGACCCTTGATGTTCCCGCTACATGGTCAGGCCGAATATTTGCTCGAACTCAATGCTCCACTGACAGTACCGGCAAGTTCTCTTGTTTAACAGCCGACTGTGCCTCTGGCCAGGTTGCATGCAATGGCGCAGGTGCCATCCCACCAGCATCACTCGCAGAATTCACTTTATCCGGCTCTGGTGGAAATGATTTCTATGATGTTAGCCTCGTAGATGGGTTCAACTTGCCTTTATCAATAACGCCACAAGGCGCAGCCAGTTGCCAAAGCACGAGCTGCCCGGGGAACGTAAACAGCGTATGCCCGTCAGAGCTAGCCGTGACAGGACCTAATGGCAGCGTGATTGCTTGCAAGAGTGCATGTTTGGCTTTGAATCAGCCACAATACTGTTGCACTGGCGCTTTTGGGACCCCGGCTACATGTCCACCTACCAACTATTCCACGATTTTCAAGAACCAGTGCCCTCAGGCTTATAGTTATGCCTATGATGATAAAACTAGCACATTTACGTGCCCTACTGGAGCTAATTATCTTATCACATTCTGTCCTTAA